In the Ursus arctos isolate Adak ecotype North America unplaced genomic scaffold, UrsArc2.0 scaffold_5, whole genome shotgun sequence genome, one interval contains:
- the LOX gene encoding protein-lysine 6-oxidase isoform X1 yields the protein MRFAWTALLLGPLQLCALLRCAPPAAGQQQPPRQPPAAPAGWRQRIQWENNGQVFSLLSLGSQYQPQRRRDPGTTAPGAANAAAPQPRTPILLLRNRTAAARERTAGASGVAGRPRPAARHWFQAGYSSSGARDAGDSHDSNRTAPGDSPALSNLQPPSRVDGMVGDDPYNPYKYSDDNPYYNYYDTYERPRPGSRYRPGYGTGYFQYGLPDLVPDPYYIQASTYVQKMSMYNLRCAAEENCLASTAYRADVRDYDHRVLLRFPQRVKNQGTSDFLPSRPRYSWEWHSCHQHYHSMDEFSHYDLLDASTQRRVAEGHKASFCLEDTSCDYGYHRRFACTAHTQGLSPGCYDTYNADIDCQWIDITDVKPGNYILKVSVNPSYLVPESDYTNNVVRCEIRYTGHHAYASGCTISPY from the exons ATGCGCTTCGCCTGGACCGCGCTCCTGCTCGGGCCCTTGCAGCTCTGCGCGCTCCTGCGCTGCGCCCCGCCGGCCGCCGGCCAGCAGCAGCCCCCTCGCCAGCCGCCGGCGGCTCCGGCCGGCTGGCGCCAGAGGATCCAATGGGAGAACAACGGGCAGGTGTTCAGCCTGCTGAGCCTGGGCTCGCAGTACCAGCCGCAGCGCCGACGGGACCCGGGCACCACCGCCCCGGGCGCTGCCAACGCCGCAGCCCCGCAGCCGCGCACGCCGATCCTGCTGCTCCGCAACCGCACGGCGGCAGCACGCGAGCGCACTGCAGGCGCGTCGGGGGTCGCCGGCCGACCCAGACCCGCCGCCCGCCATTGGTTCCAAGCTGGCTACTCGTCGTCCGGGGCCCGCGACGCTGGGGACTCGCATGACAGCAACCGGACGGCGCCGGGAGACAGCCCGGCGCTCAGTAACCTGCAGCCGCCCAGCCGTGTAGACGGCATGGTGGGCGACGACCCGTACAACCCCTACAAGTACTCCGACGACAACCCCTATTACAACTACTACGACACGTACGAAAGGCCCCGGCCTGGGAGCAGGTACCGGCCCGGATATGGCACCGGCTATTTCCAGTACG GTCTCCCGGACCTGGTGCCGGACCCGTACTACATCCAGGCGTCCACGTACGTGCAAAAGATGTCCATGTACAACCTGAGATGCGCTGCAGAGGAAAACTGCTTGGCCAG CACAGCATACAGAGCAGATGTCAGAGATTATGATCACAGGGTGCTGCTACGATTCCCCCAAAGAGTGAAAAACCAAGGGACATCAGATTTCTTACCAAGCCGACCGAGATATTCCTGGGAATGGCACAGCTGTCACCA ACATTACCACAGCATGGATGAATTCAGCCACTATGACCTACTTGATGCCAGTACCCAGAGGAGAGTGGCTGAAGGCCACAAAGCGAGCTTCTGTCTTGAGGACACATCCTGTGACTATGGCTACCACAGGCGATTTGCATGTACTGCGCATACACAG GGGTTGAGTCCTGGCTGCTATGATACCTATAACGCAGACATAGACTGCCAATGGATTGATATTACGGATGTAAAACCTGGCAACTACATTCTAAAG GTCAGTGTGAACCCCAGCTACCTGGTGCCTGAATCGGACTATACCAACAACGTCGTGCGCTGTGAAATCCGCTACACGGGACACCATGCGTATGCCTCCGGCTGCACAATTTCACC GTATTAG
- the LOX gene encoding protein-lysine 6-oxidase isoform X2 — protein sequence MRFAWTALLLGPLQLCALLRCAPPAAGQQQPPRQPPAAPAGWRQRIQWENNGQVFSLLSLGSQYQPQRRRDPGTTAPGAANAAAPQPRTPILLLRNRTAAARERTAGASGVAGRPRPAARHWFQAGYSSSGARDAGDSHDSNRTAPGDSPALSNLQPPSRVDGMVGDDPYNPYKYSDDNPYYNYYDTYERPRPGSRYRPGYGTGYFQYGLPDLVPDPYYIQASTYVQKMSMYNLRCAAEENCLASTAYRADVRDYDHRVLLRFPQRVKNQGTSDFLPSRPRYSWEWHSCHQHYHSMDEFSHYDLLDASTQRRVAEGHKASFCLEDTSCDYGYHRRFACTAHTQGLSPGCYDTYNADIDCQWIDITDVKPGNYILKVSVNPSYLVPESDYTNNVVRCEIRYTGHHAYASGCTISP from the exons ATGCGCTTCGCCTGGACCGCGCTCCTGCTCGGGCCCTTGCAGCTCTGCGCGCTCCTGCGCTGCGCCCCGCCGGCCGCCGGCCAGCAGCAGCCCCCTCGCCAGCCGCCGGCGGCTCCGGCCGGCTGGCGCCAGAGGATCCAATGGGAGAACAACGGGCAGGTGTTCAGCCTGCTGAGCCTGGGCTCGCAGTACCAGCCGCAGCGCCGACGGGACCCGGGCACCACCGCCCCGGGCGCTGCCAACGCCGCAGCCCCGCAGCCGCGCACGCCGATCCTGCTGCTCCGCAACCGCACGGCGGCAGCACGCGAGCGCACTGCAGGCGCGTCGGGGGTCGCCGGCCGACCCAGACCCGCCGCCCGCCATTGGTTCCAAGCTGGCTACTCGTCGTCCGGGGCCCGCGACGCTGGGGACTCGCATGACAGCAACCGGACGGCGCCGGGAGACAGCCCGGCGCTCAGTAACCTGCAGCCGCCCAGCCGTGTAGACGGCATGGTGGGCGACGACCCGTACAACCCCTACAAGTACTCCGACGACAACCCCTATTACAACTACTACGACACGTACGAAAGGCCCCGGCCTGGGAGCAGGTACCGGCCCGGATATGGCACCGGCTATTTCCAGTACG GTCTCCCGGACCTGGTGCCGGACCCGTACTACATCCAGGCGTCCACGTACGTGCAAAAGATGTCCATGTACAACCTGAGATGCGCTGCAGAGGAAAACTGCTTGGCCAG CACAGCATACAGAGCAGATGTCAGAGATTATGATCACAGGGTGCTGCTACGATTCCCCCAAAGAGTGAAAAACCAAGGGACATCAGATTTCTTACCAAGCCGACCGAGATATTCCTGGGAATGGCACAGCTGTCACCA ACATTACCACAGCATGGATGAATTCAGCCACTATGACCTACTTGATGCCAGTACCCAGAGGAGAGTGGCTGAAGGCCACAAAGCGAGCTTCTGTCTTGAGGACACATCCTGTGACTATGGCTACCACAGGCGATTTGCATGTACTGCGCATACACAG GGGTTGAGTCCTGGCTGCTATGATACCTATAACGCAGACATAGACTGCCAATGGATTGATATTACGGATGTAAAACCTGGCAACTACATTCTAAAG GTCAGTGTGAACCCCAGCTACCTGGTGCCTGAATCGGACTATACCAACAACGTCGTGCGCTGTGAAATCCGCTACACGGGACACCATGCGTATGCCTCCGGCTGCACAATTTCACCGTGA
- the LOX gene encoding protein-lysine 6-oxidase isoform X3 yields MRFAWTALLLGPLQLCALLRCAPPAAGQQQPPRQPPAAPAGWRQRIQWENNGQVFSLLSLGSQYQPQRRRDPGTTAPGAANAAAPQPRTPILLLRNRTAAARERTAGASGVAGRPRPAARHWFQAGYSSSGARDAGDSHDSNRTAPGDSPALSNLQPPSRVDGMVGDDPYNPYKYSDDNPYYNYYDTYERPRPGSRYRPGYGTGYFQYGLPDLVPDPYYIQASTYVQKMSMYNLRCAAEENCLASTAYRADVRDYDHRVLLRFPQRVKNQGTSDFLPSRPRYSWEWHSCHQHYHSMDEFSHYDLLDASTQRRVAEGHKASFCLEDTSCDYGYHRRFACTAHTQGLSPGCYDTYNADIDCQWIDITDVKPGNYILKVSVNPSYLVPESDYTNNVVRCEIRYTGHHAYASGCTISP; encoded by the exons ATGCGCTTCGCCTGGACCGCGCTCCTGCTCGGGCCCTTGCAGCTCTGCGCGCTCCTGCGCTGCGCCCCGCCGGCCGCCGGCCAGCAGCAGCCCCCTCGCCAGCCGCCGGCGGCTCCGGCCGGCTGGCGCCAGAGGATCCAATGGGAGAACAACGGGCAGGTGTTCAGCCTGCTGAGCCTGGGCTCGCAGTACCAGCCGCAGCGCCGACGGGACCCGGGCACCACCGCCCCGGGCGCTGCCAACGCCGCAGCCCCGCAGCCGCGCACGCCGATCCTGCTGCTCCGCAACCGCACGGCGGCAGCACGCGAGCGCACTGCAGGCGCGTCGGGGGTCGCCGGCCGACCCAGACCCGCCGCCCGCCATTGGTTCCAAGCTGGCTACTCGTCGTCCGGGGCCCGCGACGCTGGGGACTCGCATGACAGCAACCGGACGGCGCCGGGAGACAGCCCGGCGCTCAGTAACCTGCAGCCGCCCAGCCGTGTAGACGGCATGGTGGGCGACGACCCGTACAACCCCTACAAGTACTCCGACGACAACCCCTATTACAACTACTACGACACGTACGAAAGGCCCCGGCCTGGGAGCAGGTACCGGCCCGGATATGGCACCGGCTATTTCCAGTACG GTCTCCCGGACCTGGTGCCGGACCCGTACTACATCCAGGCGTCCACGTACGTGCAAAAGATGTCCATGTACAACCTGAGATGCGCTGCAGAGGAAAACTGCTTGGCCAG CACAGCATACAGAGCAGATGTCAGAGATTATGATCACAGGGTGCTGCTACGATTCCCCCAAAGAGTGAAAAACCAAGGGACATCAGATTTCTTACCAAGCCGACCGAGATATTCCTGGGAATGGCACAGCTGTCACCA ACATTACCACAGCATGGATGAATTCAGCCACTATGACCTACTTGATGCCAGTACCCAGAGGAGAGTGGCTGAAGGCCACAAAGCGAGCTTCTGTCTTGAGGACACATCCTGTGACTATGGCTACCACAGGCGATTTGCATGTACTGCGCATACACAG GGGTTGAGTCCTGGCTGCTATGATACCTATAACGCAGACATAGACTGCCAATGGATTGATATTACGGATGTAAAACCTGGCAACTACATTCTAAAG GTCAGTGTGAACCCCAGCTACCTGGTGCCTGAATCGGACTATACCAACAACGTCGTGCGCTGTGAAATCCGCTACACGGGACACCATGCGTATGCCTCCGGCTGCACAATTTCACC GTGA